In Agrococcus jenensis, the genomic window CTGCGCGCGGCTCAGCCGTTCGACGCGGCGGAGGCGGCCGAGACCGAGGCCGCCGGAGCCACGGGCGCCGGCGCCGGCGCCGGAGCGGGTGCCTGCTGCGTTGGTGCGGGGGCCGGCGCCGGTGCTGGTGCGGGTGCGGGCGCAGCCGCGCTCGCCGCGCCGGTCGCGGAGGCCATCGCGGTCGGGGACGGGGCGAGGATGACGTCGCCGCCCACCTTCGTCGGCAGCCCGTCGGCCGACCCGCCGAGGGCGTCGCCGCGGATCTCGACACCCGCGACCGGGCGGCCGGCCGCATCCTGCACGCTCATCGCGTTCGCGACGCCGACGGCGCCGATCGCGAGGGCGCCGACGCTGAGCGCGCTGGCCGTGCCGACGAGGATCCACTGGTTCCGCTGCATGCGTCCACCATCGCGGCGGCGCGTGAGCGGCGCAGGAGGGTCGGATGAGAGCTCTCTCATCTGCCGCTCCCCGCGGACCGGCCGCGACCGAGGATCTCGAGGCCGAGTGCGAGCTCGGCCTCGGCCGTCTCGAGGTCGCCGCGCTCCGTCGGGGTGAGGGCGTGGGCGAGGACGTGGACCGCGGTGCGGTGGGCGACGCGCCCGCGTCCCGGTCGCCCGGGCGCGAGCCAGCGCGCCACCGACGCGTCGAGGAGCCGCCGGAAGCCCGCCGCCCGCGCGGGGTCGGCACGCGAGAGCGCGATCGATGCGACGAGGTGGCCGATCATGGCCGCCTCGTCGTCGGCCGGATCGCCGAGGCCGGCCGTGTCGATGTCGATGACGCCGGCGATGCGGCTCGACCCGTCCGCGTCGACGAACAGCTGCCCGACGTGGAGGTCGCCGTGCACCGTGCGGCGGTCGGCGTCGTCGGGCGCGGCGGCGTCCGACGCCTCGAGCGAGCGCTCGACGCTCGCGAGGAGCCCCTCGAGCCGGGCCCCGTCGCGGCGGTCGTGGCGGTCGAGCGCCGCGCGCAGCCGCGAGACGTACCAGGGGGTGCGCGAGGCGAGCGAGGCGCGTGCATCGCGACCGGTGTCGACCGCTGCCATCCGCTCGCGCAGTGCGTCGATCGAGTCGAGCAGGCGCTCGGGGTC contains:
- a CDS encoding phosphotransferase family protein is translated as MQEQREHEQATTQPVDGRSAEEQLLRDALGDELRGGLRVLSHEPYGRGALTGFEEAGTARAWYVDTSGKRVDSETGLVLGDPQQPQARIWLHPADPRLPALSPASFPDAATTLMARMGVVIDQRPELLVYRPGKRAMFRMREGVRETYLKVVRPSSSAAIVHLQESLRAGGVPVPTITAWSELGIVLTEAAAGVPLTARLDELDPERLLDSIDALRERMAAVDTGRDARASLASRTPWYVSRLRAALDRHDRRDGARLEGLLASVERSLEASDAAAPDDADRRTVHGDLHVGQLFVDADGSSRIAGVIDIDTAGLGDPADDEAAMIGHLVASIALSRADPARAAGFRRLLDASVARWLAPGRPGRGRVAHRTAVHVLAHALTPTERGDLETAEAELALGLEILGRGRSAGSGR